The following coding sequences lie in one Spirosoma sp. KUDC1026 genomic window:
- a CDS encoding ComF family protein, with protein MFQSVRLFLTDFIDLLFPTLCLGCNQVLLTQEKVLCTGCRIDMPETKQHMLADRTITLNKFAGRVPVSFVFSYVYFVKGGLAQRLIHQIKYKGQKEAAREIASWYGHQLKSESRIREEIDGIVSVPLHKSRLRQRGYNQADWIAEGLASTLDIPVWADTLVRQSFKKSQTSKNRLERWENVNTVFSVSNADKLLGKRVVLVDDVLTTGATIEACAIELLKAGCQSVGVITIAATHR; from the coding sequence GTGTTTCAATCTGTTCGTCTATTCTTAACTGATTTTATCGACCTACTTTTTCCGACGCTGTGTCTGGGGTGCAATCAGGTGCTACTGACACAGGAAAAAGTGCTCTGTACCGGTTGCCGGATCGATATGCCGGAGACGAAACAGCATATGTTAGCTGACAGAACAATTACCCTCAATAAGTTTGCCGGAAGAGTGCCGGTGAGCTTTGTCTTTTCGTACGTGTACTTCGTGAAAGGTGGGCTGGCGCAGCGGCTAATTCACCAGATCAAATACAAAGGCCAGAAGGAAGCCGCCCGGGAAATTGCGAGCTGGTATGGACACCAGTTAAAAAGTGAAAGCAGGATTCGTGAGGAAATAGACGGAATTGTCAGCGTACCGTTACACAAGAGCCGCTTACGCCAACGAGGATACAATCAGGCTGACTGGATTGCTGAAGGATTGGCGAGTACGTTAGATATTCCTGTTTGGGCGGATACGCTGGTTAGGCAATCGTTTAAAAAATCGCAGACGAGTAAGAACCGGCTTGAACGATGGGAGAACGTAAACACGGTTTTCAGCGTCAGTAATGCTGATAAGCTGCTTGGAAAACGAGTGGTGCTTGTCGATGATGTACTGACAACGGGTGCTACCATTGAAGCTTGTGCGATTGAATTATTGAAAGCTGGCTGCCAGTCGGTCGGGGTAATAACAATAGCGGCTACCCATCGCTGA
- the gldJ gene encoding gliding motility lipoprotein GldJ has protein sequence MILKYHLKQAAYVLLATAALAACKSKHPTSVKPGKKSTATGIAYNEKDGFQVKKFAGQKAGPNLVFIEGGRFTMGALEEDVMNSRDNRERTVSIQSFYMDETEMANVHYLEYLNSITRDSSEEVVRAALPDTTVWANPLSFNDSYVTQYLRYPAFRYYPVVGVSWVQANDYAIWRSNAVNNELAKGGQKTKKGGFSLKRKSKQAEDPALAEATASTTPSKPSLESGMILPDYRLPTEAEWEYAAKALIGTQYMDENQINQRIYPWDGSSVRNPKKGRKQGQMLANFKRGRGDYAGIAGRSNDGAIITAEIYAYPANDFGLYNMAGNVNEWVYDVYRPLSYQDVNDLNPIRRNGYLDDAKNYDTKNKQSLIDDKLRVYKGGSWNDVAYWLSPGTRRFLDQDSATAMIGFRCAMIGVGRNR, from the coding sequence ATGATTCTGAAGTATCACCTGAAACAGGCAGCGTATGTGCTGCTGGCAACGGCAGCCCTGGCCGCTTGTAAATCAAAACATCCTACCAGCGTGAAACCTGGTAAGAAGAGTACTGCAACGGGGATTGCCTACAACGAAAAAGATGGCTTCCAGGTGAAGAAGTTTGCCGGTCAGAAAGCGGGTCCAAACCTCGTCTTTATTGAAGGTGGTCGGTTTACGATGGGTGCTCTGGAAGAGGACGTCATGAACTCACGTGACAACCGCGAACGTACCGTTTCGATTCAGTCGTTCTACATGGACGAGACCGAGATGGCTAACGTCCATTACCTCGAATACTTGAATTCTATTACGCGCGACTCATCTGAGGAAGTTGTCCGGGCTGCTTTGCCTGACACGACAGTATGGGCAAACCCTTTGTCGTTTAACGACTCATACGTTACGCAGTACCTTCGTTATCCTGCTTTCCGGTATTATCCGGTAGTGGGTGTATCTTGGGTGCAGGCGAACGATTATGCCATATGGCGGTCTAACGCAGTAAACAATGAGTTGGCAAAAGGCGGTCAGAAAACAAAGAAAGGTGGTTTCTCGCTGAAGCGTAAATCGAAACAGGCAGAAGACCCCGCTCTGGCAGAAGCGACAGCGTCTACAACTCCTTCTAAACCAAGTTTGGAAAGTGGCATGATTCTTCCGGATTACCGTCTACCAACCGAGGCCGAATGGGAATACGCAGCTAAAGCTTTGATTGGTACCCAGTACATGGACGAAAACCAGATCAATCAGCGGATTTATCCCTGGGATGGTTCGTCGGTACGTAACCCGAAGAAAGGACGGAAACAGGGCCAGATGCTGGCTAACTTTAAACGCGGCCGTGGTGACTACGCTGGTATCGCCGGTCGGTCAAATGATGGCGCCATCATCACTGCTGAAATTTACGCATACCCTGCCAACGACTTTGGTCTGTATAACATGGCTGGCAACGTAAACGAGTGGGTGTATGACGTTTATCGTCCCCTGTCGTATCAGGATGTGAATGACCTGAACCCGATTCGTCGGAATGGTTATCTGGATGACGCCAAAAACTATGACACTAAGAACAAACAGTCACTCATCGATGACAAACTGCGTGTTTATAAAGGCGGCTCCTGGAATGACGTAGCATACTGGTTATCGCCAGGTACGCGCCGGTTCCTGGATCAGGACTCGGCTACGGCTATGATCGGTTTCCGTTGCGCTATGATCGGCGTAGGCCGGAACCGGTAG
- the mfd gene encoding transcription-repair coupling factor, translating into MKPEELLGIYTDDSYIKLLAEPFGQKPSGDPQRLQIKGLAGSVDAVLASSLVRMVGGNHLFILTDRDEASYFFNDLQNLLSREILLFPMSYKKPYQYEEVENANVLMRAEVLNKLNPAPKDGLLMVTYPEAMSEKVINKRSLQANTLTIRVGEKLDTNFVSELLQQYEFEKTDFVYEAGQFSVRGGIIDVFSFASEFPFRIDLFDDEVESIRKFNPESQLSTDPVDFINVIPNIQTKLVEENREPFFDFLPDTTTVWAKDVDFTLEIIEKCYEKAEQSFETIVANSGGIQIVSDPTDLFETRRSFLNQLKAFRTVEFGRKLYFKTEGRQQYQSKPQPSFNKDFKRLVDVLGDNQAKGYTNIIAAESFKQLDRLRTIFEELDPFVKFQPLNIGLREGFIDEALKVACFTDHQIFDRYYKYRVQDKFSKSKALTLRELKTLQPGDYVTHVDHGIGRFAGLERVDHAGNEQEAIRLIYRDNDILLVSIHSLHKIAKYSGREGGPPTMSKLGSQEWEQKKSRIRKQVKDIARELIALYAKRRNAPGYAYSRDSFLQAELESSFLYEDTPDQAKATNDVKDDMERPNPMDRLVCGDVGFGKTEIAVRAAFKAVTDNKQVAVLVPTTILAMQHFKTFSERMTDFPVKIAYINRFRTASQIKEILKGVSSGEIGILIGTHRIVNKDIKFKDLGLLIIDEEQKFGVKTKDRLKEMRVEVDVLTLTATPIPRTLHFSLMGARDLSVIATPPPNRQPVTTEVHAYNEATIRDAVSYEIRRGGQVFFVHNRVNDIEAIGNLIMRLVPEARIGVAHGQMEGDRLERIMTRFIEGEYDVLVSTNIIESGLDISNANTILINNAHHFGLSDLHQMRGRVGRSNRKAFCYLLTPPPSVLTADARKRLQTLEDFSDLGEGFKIAMRDLDIRGAGNLLGAEQSGFVNDLGFEMYHKVLDEAVQELRENEFKDLFETKPGDFKLSLPDTVIETDLQVVIPERYVSNISERLALYTRLDSLQNAEELQSFRQEVLDRFGPLPEEVENLIKMVNVRWKAERLYLEKLTLKNNILKGFFVSNGNDDFFKSDQFGKVIDYIKRNPAKCSLKESKNRPIFTHTDVFSVEQLDDILGELTN; encoded by the coding sequence TTGAAACCAGAGGAATTACTCGGTATCTATACCGATGATAGTTATATAAAACTGCTGGCTGAACCCTTTGGTCAAAAGCCGTCTGGAGATCCGCAACGGCTACAGATCAAGGGGCTGGCAGGCAGCGTCGATGCCGTACTGGCCTCATCGCTTGTCAGGATGGTGGGTGGAAATCATCTATTTATCCTGACCGACCGGGACGAAGCATCCTATTTCTTTAATGATCTGCAGAACCTGCTGAGTCGGGAGATTCTGCTGTTCCCGATGTCCTACAAAAAGCCGTACCAGTATGAGGAAGTCGAAAACGCCAACGTACTGATGCGGGCCGAAGTGCTCAACAAGCTCAACCCTGCCCCTAAAGACGGCTTGCTGATGGTTACGTATCCGGAAGCCATGTCTGAGAAGGTGATCAATAAGCGCTCGTTGCAGGCAAATACGCTGACCATCCGGGTAGGCGAGAAGCTGGATACCAACTTCGTTTCCGAGCTGCTCCAGCAGTACGAATTTGAGAAAACGGATTTTGTGTATGAAGCGGGTCAGTTCTCAGTACGGGGCGGTATCATCGACGTGTTTTCTTTCGCCAGCGAGTTTCCCTTCCGGATTGATCTGTTTGATGATGAGGTAGAAAGCATCCGGAAATTCAATCCGGAGTCGCAGTTATCAACCGATCCGGTTGATTTTATCAACGTCATTCCGAATATCCAGACGAAGCTCGTTGAGGAAAACCGTGAGCCTTTTTTCGACTTTCTACCCGATACTACAACGGTCTGGGCAAAAGATGTTGATTTCACGCTTGAAATCATTGAAAAGTGCTATGAGAAAGCCGAGCAGAGTTTCGAAACAATCGTAGCGAACAGTGGTGGTATTCAGATCGTATCGGACCCCACTGATTTATTCGAAACCCGACGCTCGTTTCTGAATCAGCTAAAGGCGTTTCGGACGGTTGAGTTCGGACGTAAACTCTATTTCAAAACCGAAGGCCGCCAGCAGTATCAATCCAAACCACAGCCGTCGTTTAATAAAGATTTTAAACGGCTTGTGGATGTGTTGGGCGATAACCAGGCTAAAGGGTACACCAACATTATTGCGGCCGAATCCTTCAAACAGCTGGACCGTTTACGGACGATTTTTGAGGAACTTGATCCCTTTGTCAAGTTTCAGCCCCTGAATATCGGTTTACGGGAAGGATTTATCGACGAAGCGCTTAAAGTTGCCTGCTTCACCGATCACCAGATTTTCGACCGGTATTACAAGTATCGCGTTCAGGATAAATTTTCGAAGTCGAAAGCGCTGACGTTACGTGAGTTAAAGACCCTGCAACCCGGCGACTACGTAACGCACGTCGACCACGGTATTGGCCGTTTTGCGGGCCTGGAGCGCGTTGACCATGCGGGGAATGAGCAGGAAGCCATTCGGCTTATTTACCGCGACAACGACATTCTGCTGGTCAGTATCCACAGTCTTCATAAGATCGCCAAATACAGCGGTCGGGAGGGCGGGCCGCCAACGATGAGTAAACTTGGCTCGCAGGAGTGGGAACAGAAGAAGTCCCGAATCCGGAAGCAGGTTAAGGACATTGCACGCGAACTGATCGCCCTGTACGCCAAACGACGTAACGCGCCGGGCTACGCCTACAGTCGCGACAGTTTTCTGCAGGCTGAGCTGGAATCGTCGTTTCTGTACGAAGATACACCCGATCAGGCGAAGGCAACCAACGACGTCAAGGACGATATGGAACGGCCGAACCCAATGGACCGGCTCGTTTGTGGCGACGTTGGTTTTGGAAAAACAGAAATTGCGGTTCGGGCTGCGTTTAAAGCCGTTACGGACAATAAGCAGGTGGCTGTGCTCGTCCCCACTACAATCCTGGCCATGCAGCACTTCAAAACCTTCTCGGAGCGCATGACTGATTTTCCGGTGAAGATTGCATACATCAACCGTTTCCGTACAGCCTCCCAGATTAAGGAAATATTGAAAGGCGTTTCATCGGGCGAGATTGGTATCCTGATCGGCACCCATCGAATCGTTAATAAAGACATCAAATTCAAAGACTTAGGCTTACTGATTATTGATGAGGAACAAAAGTTTGGGGTCAAAACCAAAGATCGGTTGAAAGAAATGCGGGTCGAGGTAGACGTGTTGACGCTCACGGCAACACCTATTCCCCGTACGTTGCATTTCTCATTGATGGGCGCGCGCGACTTATCCGTTATTGCGACGCCCCCGCCTAACCGGCAACCTGTTACGACCGAAGTCCACGCCTACAATGAAGCGACGATACGTGACGCAGTCAGTTACGAAATACGTCGCGGTGGTCAGGTATTTTTTGTCCATAACCGGGTCAATGATATTGAGGCCATTGGTAACCTGATCATGCGTCTGGTTCCTGAAGCACGTATCGGCGTTGCGCATGGTCAGATGGAAGGAGATCGACTGGAACGTATCATGACTCGCTTTATCGAAGGCGAATATGACGTATTGGTCTCGACCAACATCATCGAATCTGGACTGGATATTTCCAACGCCAACACGATTCTGATTAACAATGCCCATCATTTCGGCCTGTCAGACCTGCACCAGATGCGTGGAAGGGTAGGACGTTCGAACCGAAAAGCATTCTGTTATCTGTTAACACCGCCCCCTTCCGTACTTACGGCGGACGCACGTAAACGACTGCAAACCCTGGAAGATTTTTCGGATCTGGGCGAGGGCTTCAAAATAGCCATGCGGGATCTGGATATCCGTGGAGCAGGTAACCTGCTTGGTGCTGAACAAAGCGGATTTGTAAACGACCTTGGCTTCGAGATGTACCACAAAGTACTTGATGAAGCCGTTCAGGAGTTACGTGAAAATGAGTTCAAGGATCTATTCGAAACGAAGCCCGGCGACTTTAAACTGTCTTTACCGGATACGGTTATCGAAACCGATCTTCAGGTAGTTATTCCAGAACGCTACGTATCCAATATCTCCGAACGACTGGCGTTATATACCCGTCTGGATAGTTTGCAGAACGCCGAGGAATTACAATCGTTCCGGCAGGAGGTTCTCGATCGTTTTGGACCGCTTCCCGAAGAGGTCGAAAACCTGATTAAAATGGTGAACGTCCGCTGGAAAGCTGAGCGTTTATACCTTGAAAAACTGACGCTTAAGAATAATATCCTGAAAGGATTCTTCGTTTCTAACGGGAATGATGATTTCTTCAAATCTGACCAATTTGGCAAGGTAATTGACTACATCAAGCGTAATCCGGCCAAATGTTCGCTGAAGGAATCAAAAAACCGCCCTATTTTCACGCATACTGATGTGTTTTCGGTTGAGCAGTTAGATGATATATTGGGCGAATTGACAAATTAA